A stretch of Alkalicella caledoniensis DNA encodes these proteins:
- a CDS encoding 2-oxoacid:acceptor oxidoreductase subunit alpha: MDYNILIGGSAGQGVDTVGTFVEKALKRMGYYVFSNKDYMSRIRGGHNFTLVRFSDNPLCAHKDDVDVIIALNEETVRVHREKLTPNGKVVCDVAFGKEDDKNLNLPLKEAAKNAGNPKVMGSAAVGATLKLFGIQTAKLEEFLNEVYDGEILAANLKAVEEGYKMVDTIFQTTPPPGEDKHILINGNEAVALGTVAAGCTFYSAYPMTPATGIMSYLAKLQEDANIVVEQAEDEIAAIIMALGASYGGVRAMTGSSGGGFALMVEAMGFAGIGEIPLVVAEVQRPGPATGLPTRTEQADLKFIINCSQGEFPLMVIAIRDVQDAFYQTTRAFNLAEKYQMPVVIVSDQYLADYYQTVEPFDFSKVTIDRQLAGEEAINSDGVYRRYSLTENGISPRIIPGKIENQLVFVDSDEHDEEGHITESAQVRVEMVNKRMKKLEELKKELQEPVKVGEEKGKTLLVAWGSTYGPLKEATERLVSEGISVTSLIFGDIWPLPEKEFIELAKTAEKIVNIEGNATGQLKDIIRQQTGVNCVQSILKYDGRAFSSQELYNRIKGEVL, encoded by the coding sequence GTGGATTACAATATTTTAATTGGTGGTTCCGCAGGTCAAGGTGTTGATACAGTAGGAACCTTTGTAGAGAAAGCTCTAAAAAGAATGGGCTACTATGTTTTTTCAAACAAGGATTATATGTCTAGGATAAGGGGTGGGCATAATTTTACATTAGTTAGGTTTTCAGACAACCCCCTATGTGCCCATAAAGACGATGTGGATGTGATCATAGCCTTAAATGAAGAAACAGTGAGGGTCCACAGAGAAAAACTAACTCCCAATGGGAAGGTAGTCTGTGACGTAGCCTTTGGCAAAGAGGATGATAAAAATCTTAATCTACCACTAAAAGAAGCGGCTAAAAATGCTGGGAACCCTAAAGTTATGGGTTCAGCTGCAGTTGGTGCCACATTGAAATTATTTGGCATTCAGACGGCCAAATTAGAAGAATTTCTTAATGAGGTATATGATGGTGAGATTTTAGCTGCAAATTTAAAAGCCGTTGAAGAAGGATATAAAATGGTAGATACAATCTTTCAAACAACTCCACCACCTGGTGAAGATAAGCATATTTTAATAAACGGTAACGAAGCTGTTGCACTGGGAACAGTTGCCGCAGGTTGTACTTTTTATTCTGCTTATCCAATGACACCAGCAACTGGTATAATGAGTTATTTAGCAAAATTACAAGAAGATGCCAACATAGTTGTAGAACAAGCAGAAGATGAAATCGCTGCAATTATAATGGCCCTTGGTGCTTCTTATGGTGGAGTAAGAGCCATGACTGGTTCATCCGGTGGTGGTTTTGCACTAATGGTTGAAGCCATGGGCTTTGCAGGTATTGGTGAAATTCCACTGGTTGTTGCGGAAGTTCAAAGACCAGGTCCGGCAACGGGCCTACCAACTAGAACAGAACAAGCTGATTTGAAATTTATAATAAACTGCTCCCAAGGGGAATTCCCCTTAATGGTCATCGCCATAAGGGATGTTCAAGATGCATTTTATCAAACCACAAGGGCTTTTAATTTAGCAGAAAAATATCAGATGCCAGTTGTAATAGTAAGTGATCAATACTTAGCTGATTACTATCAAACCGTTGAGCCTTTTGATTTTTCTAAGGTAACCATCGATAGGCAGCTAGCTGGAGAAGAAGCAATAAATTCAGATGGAGTTTATCGTAGATATTCCTTAACAGAAAACGGCATATCTCCTAGGATTATCCCTGGTAAGATAGAAAATCAATTAGTATTTGTTGATAGTGATGAACATGATGAAGAAGGACATATAACTGAATCTGCTCAAGTTAGGGTAGAGATGGTTAATAAGCGAATGAAGAAACTTGAGGAATTAAAAAAGGAACTTCAAGAGCCTGTAAAGGTAGGAGAAGAAAAAGGTAAAACCCTTTTAGTAGCGTGGGGCTCTACCTATGGACCACTTAAAGAAGCTACTGAAAGGCTGGTTTCTGAAGGTATTTCAGTGACTTCACTAATTTTTGGTGACATATGGCCACTCCCTGAGAAGGAGTTTATAGAGCTGGCTAAAACAGCTGAAAAGATTGTAAACATTGAAGGTAATGCAACTGGACAGCTAAAAGACATTATAAGACAACAAACTGGTGTAAACTGCGTTCAAAGTATACTAAAATACGACGGTAGAGCCTTTAGTTCACAAGAACTTTACAATAGAATCAAAGGGGAGGTGCTTTAA
- a CDS encoding 2-oxoacid:ferredoxin oxidoreductase subunit beta → MCEFKTFDTAWCPGCGNFGILKALKRALTELGKKPHEVVISSGIGQAAKTPHYISVNGFNGLHGRAVPAGAAIKIANKDLTVIVESGEGDTYGEGGNHFIHNVRRNVDIAHFVHNNQIYGLTKGQASPTTAKGQKTGIQTMGVLHEQFNPLAVAITMGATFVARSFSGNEEHLVSMMKAAIEHKGYALLDIMQPCITYNKVNTFKWYKDRVKPIDESYSPTDKFEAYKLAHQWGDDGIPIGILYKKEEPTYIDKIEFLKQGEPLVDRKLDPKNAEKYMADFR, encoded by the coding sequence ATGTGTGAATTCAAAACCTTTGATACTGCATGGTGTCCTGGATGTGGAAACTTTGGTATATTAAAAGCCCTAAAAAGAGCTTTAACAGAGCTAGGGAAGAAACCCCATGAAGTGGTTATTTCTTCAGGAATTGGGCAAGCTGCTAAAACACCCCATTATATTAGTGTTAATGGGTTTAATGGTCTACATGGTAGAGCTGTGCCAGCTGGTGCTGCAATTAAAATCGCCAACAAAGACCTAACTGTTATAGTGGAATCAGGTGAAGGAGATACCTACGGTGAAGGTGGAAACCATTTTATCCATAATGTTAGAAGAAATGTGGATATAGCTCACTTTGTCCACAACAACCAAATCTACGGGCTGACTAAAGGGCAAGCGTCCCCAACAACGGCCAAGGGACAAAAGACAGGTATCCAAACAATGGGAGTACTACACGAACAGTTTAATCCATTGGCTGTGGCAATTACCATGGGTGCGACCTTTGTGGCAAGATCATTTTCAGGAAATGAAGAACATCTTGTTTCCATGATGAAAGCAGCCATAGAACACAAAGGTTATGCTTTACTTGATATAATGCAACCTTGCATTACCTACAATAAAGTAAATACATTCAAATGGTATAAAGATAGAGTAAAACCCATAGATGAGAGCTATAGCCCAACTGATAAGTTTGAAGCTTACAAGCTAGCCCATCAATGGGGAGATGATGGAATTCCTATTGGTATTTTATATAAGAAAGAGGAACCAACATATATAGATAAAATTGAATTTTTAAAACAAGGTGAGCCTCTAGTTGATAGAAAGCTAGATCCCAAAAATGCAGAAAAGTACATGGCTGACTTTAGATAG